A genome region from Tolypothrix sp. PCC 7712 includes the following:
- a CDS encoding ATP-binding protein codes for MKRDKRGKFIQSWGLEAKQAVNLSLTKTAWQLLQQEAHKRGISRSELVERFARSLELDTADNYVAKSNDTVAALLNLHNSDVYDGLCLHTADAILNVVQVDNTEISSTYTANGQQAEDWFRQVLDVIPHIVWTCKPNGELEYFNQQALDTFGVNLQQLLANGWYPLVHPEDLQQCIKTWMATVATGNDYQIECRLKIADGSYRWHLTRAIPNRDRTGKITRWYGTSTDINDRKQLEQVFQQQAQAQANQSQWLEAVLNLLPIPLVFIDPNTTCFTFSNKAAKAMAGGEMYSDRPSGIYDQDFYCTDATGKLIPSEQLPTFRVTLGETIQGAELNWHTPTGVYPLLVHADTLPAMYDRPATCVMVFQDISDRKRIEQREKFLAQASQTFAAARLDLQTLLDTITQLIGNLTGDSCVLSLLSQDQLWLDTVSSYHVNPEIREFIGELLAQRRSIDDGMSGLVAQTGETIFLPVASPEEIRKSIKREYLPYVERYGVYSLLMIPLQVQEQIIGTLSISRERPGEPYSNEDRRLFQDIADRAAMAIANARLYQQVKQTANRNASLQLVTTALSESLTPTEVAEVIVEQSFAVLNAAAALVAVVCENGQELEIIHSIGFQLEVVKSWQRVAINVSSPLSDAVRTGKPIWEESIEQRVKRYPHLADIYANYDYAAWISLPLMLEGRAVGGITLGFQEFSALNQDERAFILALSQQAAGAIARAQLYEAEKRARAAAEAANRTKDEFLAILSHELRTPLSPILGWTKLLRSGNLHANKTAVALETIERNAKLQVQLIDDILDISRILQGKFSLNSDAVDLKEIISAAVETVHLAAAAKTIPIHTDFAVDVGQVLGDAARLQQVIWNLLSNAVKFTPTGGRVEIRLEKNGSQAQIQVIDTGRGINPEFLPYVFDYFRQADSSITRTFGGLGLGLAIVRQIVELHGGTVKAESPGIEQGATFSVNLPLLPTPKLKTAVEQSITDSLSLQGIQVLAVDDEVDNLDLVNFILEEAGANVISVSSATEALQLLQQTQPDILLADIGMPKIDGYTLIREIREQGGKIPAIALTAYAGDMNKKQALQAGFQFYLSKPVDPDELIQAIAQIVQRE; via the coding sequence GTGAAGCGTGATAAGAGGGGTAAGTTTATCCAAAGTTGGGGATTAGAAGCGAAGCAGGCAGTTAACCTATCGTTGACGAAGACGGCTTGGCAACTATTACAGCAGGAGGCACATAAACGTGGCATTTCTCGTTCTGAACTTGTAGAACGTTTTGCCCGGAGTTTAGAACTTGATACTGCTGATAATTATGTTGCCAAAAGTAATGACACAGTTGCAGCGCTACTAAATCTCCATAATAGCGATGTCTACGACGGGCTATGCCTACACACTGCCGATGCAATACTGAATGTAGTACAGGTTGACAATACAGAGATTAGCAGTACATATACGGCAAATGGGCAGCAAGCTGAAGATTGGTTTCGGCAAGTTCTTGATGTCATCCCTCATATAGTTTGGACTTGTAAACCGAATGGGGAATTAGAATACTTCAACCAGCAGGCCCTTGATACCTTTGGTGTCAACTTGCAACAACTCCTAGCTAATGGTTGGTATCCATTAGTTCACCCAGAGGATTTACAACAATGTATCAAGACCTGGATGGCAACAGTGGCTACAGGTAACGATTACCAAATAGAATGTCGTTTGAAAATTGCTGACGGCTCTTATCGCTGGCACTTGACAAGGGCAATTCCTAACCGCGATCGCACAGGAAAAATTACCCGTTGGTATGGTACTTCCACTGATATTAATGACCGCAAGCAATTAGAACAAGTATTTCAACAGCAAGCTCAAGCTCAAGCTAATCAAAGCCAATGGCTGGAGGCGGTACTAAATTTGCTACCGATTCCATTGGTATTTATTGACCCAAATACTACTTGTTTTACCTTCTCCAATAAAGCTGCAAAAGCAATGGCAGGAGGTGAAATGTATAGCGATCGCCCCTCTGGAATATACGATCAGGACTTTTACTGTACCGATGCTACAGGAAAGCTGATCCCATCTGAGCAACTGCCGACATTCCGCGTCACCCTAGGCGAAACAATTCAAGGCGCAGAGTTGAATTGGCATACCCCAACTGGTGTTTACCCATTGTTGGTTCATGCTGATACTTTACCTGCAATGTACGATCGCCCGGCAACTTGTGTGATGGTGTTTCAGGATATTAGCGATCGCAAACGCATAGAACAACGAGAAAAGTTTCTGGCGCAAGCATCGCAAACTTTTGCCGCCGCTAGGTTAGATTTACAAACTTTGTTGGATACCATCACTCAACTGATTGGCAATTTAACTGGTGATTCCTGTGTCTTGAGTTTGTTATCTCAGGATCAACTTTGGCTAGATACGGTTTCTTCTTACCATGTCAATCCCGAAATTCGGGAATTTATCGGTGAACTACTCGCTCAACGGCGTTCTATTGATGATGGCATGAGTGGACTTGTTGCCCAAACAGGCGAAACGATTTTTTTGCCAGTTGCTTCACCAGAAGAAATTCGTAAATCTATTAAGCGAGAATATTTACCCTATGTCGAGCGCTACGGCGTTTACAGTTTGTTAATGATACCGTTGCAGGTACAAGAACAAATTATTGGCACTCTGAGCATTTCGCGGGAAAGGCCTGGAGAACCTTATAGCAACGAAGACCGCAGATTATTTCAAGATATCGCAGACCGAGCAGCGATGGCGATCGCAAATGCTCGACTTTACCAACAAGTCAAGCAAACTGCTAACCGTAACGCTAGTTTACAGTTAGTTACCACCGCCCTTTCGGAATCGCTGACACCAACGGAAGTTGCAGAAGTAATTGTAGAACAAAGCTTTGCTGTTTTAAATGCGGCTGCGGCTTTAGTAGCAGTTGTCTGTGAAAATGGCCAGGAATTAGAAATCATTCATTCTATCGGTTTTCAGCTAGAAGTAGTCAAAAGTTGGCAGAGAGTTGCCATTAATGTATCATCTCCCCTATCGGATGCAGTGCGTACTGGCAAACCGATTTGGGAAGAGTCGATAGAGCAGCGAGTCAAGCGCTATCCGCATCTGGCAGATATCTATGCTAATTATGATTATGCTGCTTGGATTTCCTTACCCCTCATGCTGGAAGGTCGAGCAGTGGGAGGAATTACCCTTGGGTTTCAAGAATTTTCTGCACTTAATCAAGATGAGCGAGCATTTATCTTAGCTTTATCACAACAAGCTGCTGGTGCGATCGCTCGTGCCCAACTTTACGAAGCCGAAAAACGCGCTAGAGCCGCAGCAGAAGCAGCCAACCGCACAAAAGACGAATTTCTCGCTATCCTCTCTCATGAACTGCGAACACCATTAAGTCCGATTCTTGGCTGGACTAAATTACTTCGTAGTGGCAATCTTCATGCCAATAAAACAGCCGTAGCGCTAGAAACCATCGAGCGCAATGCCAAGTTACAAGTCCAGCTCATTGACGATATCTTGGATATTTCGCGCATTTTACAGGGTAAGTTCAGTTTAAATTCTGATGCTGTTGACCTGAAAGAGATTATTAGCGCAGCTGTAGAAACTGTACATTTAGCAGCCGCAGCTAAAACAATTCCCATCCACACTGATTTTGCAGTTGATGTTGGACAGGTATTAGGTGATGCAGCAAGATTGCAACAAGTTATCTGGAATTTGCTCTCAAATGCAGTGAAGTTCACACCTACAGGGGGTAGGGTAGAAATTCGTTTAGAGAAAAATGGTTCACAGGCGCAAATTCAAGTTATAGATACAGGTAGAGGTATCAACCCAGAATTCTTACCCTACGTCTTTGATTATTTCCGGCAAGCTGATAGCAGTATTACCAGAACTTTTGGGGGTTTAGGATTAGGATTGGCGATTGTCCGACAAATTGTCGAACTGCATGGCGGAACTGTCAAAGCCGAAAGTCCAGGTATAGAACAGGGTGCTACCTTCAGCGTTAATTTACCTTTATTACCGACACCAAAATTAAAAACAGCAGTGGAACAATCAATAACAGATAGCCTGAGTTTGCAGGGAATTCAGGTGTTAGCTGTAGATGACGAAGTAGATAATTTAGACTTAGTTAATTTTATTTTAGAAGAAGCAGGCGCTAACGTTATCTCCGTATCTTCTGCCACAGAAGCATTACAGCTACTCCAGCAAACTCAACCCGACATTTTGCTAGCGGATATTGGAATGCCAAAAATCGATGGCTATACATTAATCCGCGAGATTAGAGAACAAGGGGGAAAAATCCCTGCGATCGCTTTAACAGCCTACGCTGGGGATATGAACAAAAAGCAGGCTCTGCAAGCTGGTTTTCAGTTCTATCTCTCCAAACCCGTTGATCCAGACGAGTTAATCCAGGCGATCGCGCAAATTGTTCAGCGTGAATAA
- the pssD gene encoding PssD/Cps14F family polysaccharide biosynthesis glycosyltransferase: protein MRSLQSFWSMHERVWVSDRKSDTIILEESEKVHWLPYQAPRDILALIKNIPKTFQFIRLEKPDVIISTGASIAINFAFVAKILGIRFIYIESISRANELSISGRLVYPISDEFYVQWAELCQKYPKAIFKGYAS, encoded by the coding sequence ATGAGAAGTTTGCAGTCTTTTTGGTCAATGCATGAGAGAGTATGGGTGAGTGATCGCAAGAGCGATACAATAATTCTTGAAGAGAGTGAGAAAGTACATTGGTTGCCTTATCAAGCGCCCAGAGATATTTTAGCTCTAATCAAGAATATTCCCAAAACCTTCCAATTTATCCGTTTGGAAAAACCTGATGTAATTATTTCAACTGGAGCTAGTATTGCTATAAATTTTGCCTTTGTAGCTAAGATTTTAGGGATTCGATTCATCTACATCGAAAGTATCTCTCGTGCTAATGAATTAAGTATTTCAGGGAGATTGGTCTACCCAATATCTGATGAATTTTATGTTCAATGGGCTGAACTTTGCCAGAAATACCCTAAAGCAATTTTTAAGGGATATGCATCATGA
- a CDS encoding glycosyltransferase, with product MILMTLGTISFPFDRAVLWLKILIERGVISESVFLQYGTSDVSILKGMSSVTLEPTITAQELVKLVDASRLVISHAGQGSTKMLAAKGASFVILPRLKRYGEHVDDHQLLFARSVAKFGIKSFLSLDELEKAIVEPPPYFQEKIFAYPRLTDYLLTQYPPKNKTIQLVS from the coding sequence ATGATTCTAATGACCTTAGGAACTATTTCATTTCCGTTTGACCGTGCTGTATTGTGGTTAAAGATATTAATAGAACGTGGCGTAATTTCTGAATCTGTGTTTTTGCAATACGGGACTAGCGACGTTTCTATATTAAAAGGAATGTCTTCTGTAACTTTAGAACCAACGATTACTGCCCAAGAATTAGTGAAGTTGGTAGATGCTTCTCGCTTAGTTATTTCTCATGCTGGGCAAGGTTCAACTAAGATGCTAGCAGCTAAAGGTGCAAGTTTTGTGATTTTACCAAGACTCAAACGCTACGGAGAACATGTTGATGACCATCAGCTGTTATTTGCTCGAAGCGTTGCGAAATTTGGGATCAAAAGCTTTCTATCGTTAGATGAATTAGAGAAGGCTATTGTCGAACCACCACCATACTTTCAAGAAAAAATCTTTGCCTATCCTAGGCTAACAGATTACCTGTTGACACAATATCCTCCTAAGAATAAGACTATTCAGTTAGTTTCGTAA
- a CDS encoding GumC family protein encodes MKVSAIVKRHGLALAGLNSLTIGGTAIIAIFSPRVWTASTQLILPDTTSNLDANLGSLGQIKDQGVAFTNELNPLQVQTSIITSDDVIRPVWFTDPEKDNYSSLESYKKQFKVKPVDQSTTIRLEVTGSLAELARNRSEKLLLSYQRRLNELRQGTSNSRQQFSKVQLEQAERNLQIAKNKLAQFKQSTGLVSNDDQTRNLVEAIKSLRTTQIEVRSQAQAAKMRSQALSQRLGMSAQQAMNSLRLSQNKEYQGLRQKLSEVDTAIAAQRGNFTEEHPSIQSLLEKRTSLNDALNRQLSLLIPGSEKLDTSFGGNNFKDPTMDLIVQLIQADTDGQALEQQAKQIQAQVQSLNAELKSISTKQGELLDLQRKYEIAEGVYKGLVAQLEQAKISAFNSYPNVQILDSPTVDPKPTSPKLSLMVLGAMLSSIFGSLAVVTYLESRNSLLKVKDLQEMELPILGRIPTLKAATRGLKLELVSEIGFQRLASTLSLMSLEKRRLMVSSSIPGEGKTTVTIGLAAALAVLGFRVLIMDGDFHKAQLSKYFGYAVPRETNVLPSPIAVNLGLDFLPAPSIPTNKVMEFVARGRFEEYLNKAQKLGNYDYVIVDSAPVNSTVETALMAKIFTNVLLVVRLGVSDRHMLHESLEQLAHHNAQIIGLVLNGIEQRGEGYVYRQDGQKIEA; translated from the coding sequence GTGAAGGTATCTGCAATTGTAAAAAGACATGGACTAGCCTTAGCTGGATTGAATAGCCTAACCATTGGTGGTACTGCAATCATAGCTATATTTTCACCAAGGGTTTGGACGGCTAGTACTCAACTAATATTGCCGGATACCACAAGTAACTTAGATGCGAATTTAGGCAGTTTAGGACAAATCAAAGACCAAGGAGTTGCTTTTACTAACGAACTCAATCCTTTACAAGTGCAGACTTCCATCATCACTAGCGATGATGTGATTCGTCCTGTTTGGTTTACTGATCCTGAAAAAGATAACTATAGCAGCCTTGAAAGCTACAAAAAACAATTTAAAGTCAAGCCTGTAGACCAATCCACAACTATTCGCTTAGAGGTAACAGGTTCTTTAGCAGAACTGGCAAGAAACAGGTCAGAAAAACTGCTTTTGAGCTACCAACGTCGTCTTAACGAACTGCGTCAGGGAACTTCCAATTCTCGACAGCAATTTAGCAAGGTGCAACTTGAACAAGCAGAACGCAATTTGCAAATAGCTAAGAATAAACTGGCGCAATTCAAGCAATCTACAGGATTGGTGAGCAATGATGACCAAACTAGGAATTTAGTAGAAGCCATTAAAAGTTTGCGAACGACACAAATTGAAGTGCGTTCCCAAGCGCAAGCTGCAAAAATGCGATCGCAAGCTTTAAGTCAGAGACTGGGGATGTCTGCACAACAAGCAATGAATTCTTTACGTTTGAGTCAAAATAAGGAGTACCAAGGACTAAGACAAAAATTATCAGAAGTTGATACTGCGATCGCCGCCCAAAGGGGTAATTTTACTGAAGAACACCCCAGTATCCAGTCTTTGCTGGAAAAGCGTACTTCATTAAATGATGCACTCAACCGACAACTAAGTTTGCTAATTCCTGGTTCGGAAAAACTTGATACTAGTTTTGGTGGTAATAACTTTAAAGATCCGACAATGGATTTAATTGTGCAGTTGATTCAAGCCGATACTGATGGCCAAGCACTAGAACAACAAGCAAAACAAATTCAAGCTCAAGTGCAGAGTTTGAATGCAGAATTAAAATCAATTTCTACTAAACAAGGAGAACTGTTAGATTTACAACGCAAGTATGAGATTGCAGAAGGGGTTTACAAAGGTCTTGTAGCTCAGTTAGAGCAAGCAAAAATTAGCGCTTTTAACTCTTATCCGAATGTGCAAATTCTAGATTCACCGACTGTTGATCCTAAACCAACAAGTCCCAAGTTATCTTTGATGGTTCTGGGTGCAATGTTGTCATCAATCTTTGGTAGTCTGGCTGTTGTCACATATCTGGAATCTCGTAACTCGCTACTCAAAGTCAAGGATTTGCAAGAGATGGAATTGCCTATTTTGGGAAGAATTCCGACTCTCAAAGCTGCGACTAGAGGGTTGAAATTGGAATTGGTATCGGAAATAGGGTTTCAACGCTTGGCTTCTACCCTCAGCTTGATGTCTTTAGAGAAGCGTCGTTTGATGGTGAGCAGTTCTATACCTGGCGAAGGTAAAACTACGGTAACAATTGGACTAGCTGCAGCATTAGCTGTTTTAGGTTTCCGAGTGTTAATTATGGATGGCGATTTCCACAAAGCTCAACTAAGCAAGTATTTTGGCTATGCTGTCCCGCGAGAAACAAATGTTTTACCTTCACCAATAGCGGTAAATTTAGGATTAGATTTTTTACCTGCACCTTCGATACCGACGAATAAGGTGATGGAATTTGTAGCGAGGGGACGTTTTGAAGAGTACTTAAATAAAGCTCAGAAGTTAGGCAACTATGATTACGTGATTGTTGATAGTGCTCCTGTGAATTCGACGGTGGAAACGGCTTTGATGGCCAAGATATTCACCAACGTGTTGTTAGTAGTTAGGTTGGGAGTCAGCGATCGCCACATGTTACATGAAAGTTTAGAACAACTCGCACATCACAATGCCCAAATTATCGGTTTAGTACTGAATGGTATCGAGCAACGAGGTGAGGGGTATGTATACAGACAAGATGGGCAAAAGATTGAAGCATGA
- a CDS encoding glycosyltransferase family 4 protein — MRKLLILPGDCDTIGGTLVSLSMLITGVKEQQIQKHICVIVQAGSVMEKYLHNLGLDFCLHAIPAVTQKEFFQKGIQWVSQQPKVYPLLLDNCAYNYLLPTFLMIAFRLRFSGRTIYYFCHDLVGSGRFWGYLARKYIFFCLSPRALCNSHFTAQHVRHLMPNVQGVLYQPVDQKRFNDLPLLYLPKELQSILQLGFRVILTPSRINKHPKDGENCDKNLRTLIPVVAHLKTRGYDYHAVIIGEDKSPNQVNSRILLEKAEELGVADRFTILPATIGIEDYYKCADIVVTLAHKEAFGRVVVEAIACGVPVVGSCNGGIGEILNHFAPEWTVNPNDPIAAAEAIIRIANDPNTSNLLIQGKNWVQSKCSIASYAQHMMEITGIISNTRINQIPSLTN; from the coding sequence ATGCGTAAATTACTAATTTTGCCTGGGGACTGTGATACTATTGGAGGGACATTAGTTTCTTTATCTATGCTCATTACTGGAGTTAAGGAACAGCAGATACAGAAGCATATATGTGTCATAGTTCAAGCAGGTTCTGTAATGGAGAAATATTTACACAACCTGGGATTAGATTTTTGCCTTCATGCAATTCCTGCCGTTACCCAAAAAGAATTTTTTCAGAAAGGAATTCAATGGGTAAGCCAACAACCAAAAGTCTATCCTTTGTTATTGGATAACTGCGCTTATAACTACTTGCTACCAACTTTCTTGATGATTGCATTTCGACTACGTTTCAGCGGCCGTACTATATATTACTTTTGTCATGACTTGGTAGGTTCAGGTAGATTTTGGGGTTATTTAGCTAGAAAATACATTTTTTTTTGTTTGTCTCCTCGTGCTCTTTGCAATTCGCACTTTACCGCCCAACATGTGCGACATCTAATGCCCAATGTCCAAGGTGTTCTTTACCAGCCAGTAGATCAGAAGCGTTTTAACGATTTACCTCTGCTGTATCTTCCCAAAGAATTGCAATCAATTTTACAGCTAGGATTTCGTGTCATATTGACACCTTCACGCATTAACAAGCATCCGAAAGACGGCGAAAACTGTGATAAAAATTTGCGAACTTTAATTCCAGTTGTTGCACATTTGAAGACTAGGGGTTATGATTATCACGCAGTAATTATTGGCGAAGATAAGTCTCCCAATCAAGTTAATAGCCGTATCTTACTTGAAAAAGCTGAAGAGCTAGGAGTAGCAGATCGTTTTACAATTCTGCCTGCGACTATAGGCATTGAAGATTATTATAAATGTGCAGACATAGTAGTTACACTCGCTCATAAAGAAGCTTTTGGTCGCGTTGTTGTAGAAGCGATCGCTTGTGGTGTTCCTGTTGTTGGTAGTTGCAACGGTGGCATTGGCGAAATACTTAATCATTTTGCACCAGAATGGACAGTTAATCCTAATGATCCTATTGCTGCTGCCGAGGCTATTATACGCATTGCTAATGATCCGAACACATCCAATCTTCTAATACAGGGCAAAAACTGGGTTCAGTCAAAATGTAGTATTGCTAGCTACGCCCAACATATGATGGAAATTACAGGAATAATTAGTAATACGAGAATTAATCAAATCCCTTCATTGACTAATTAA
- a CDS encoding glycosyltransferase family 4 protein: MNVLLQEAATKIEQSQKRDILIICRVFFPDAGGIQEYVYNRCMQDPTQIVVLTSSCTGDRAFDQMQSFPVYRWWMPAICSLGAFGSIIKQILNIFWSVTLGIKLYQKYRYSYIEWWHGYDFPALLLLSYLLPVECVIYLHGDDVLCPLKNPIFHFLFQWTLQRTKVIVCNSKFTQSYVKSNWKLNRHIEIIHPTIRAEKFGDLSLNSLEDLRQQIRDKYQIPKDGIVILSVGRLVKRKGFDRIIHNLPHLIAAGLNVYYLICGRGPMESELNELANRLDVNSRVILTGYISDADLAGYYSACDIFSMLTFYDSNSRSIEGFGIVYLEAGYFSKPVIASRVGGVEDAVFHGETGLLVDPNSSEEILSVLHQLCVDKELRQRLGFRGKELVNRTIFHRIIYMNKVTHKIINN; the protein is encoded by the coding sequence ATGAATGTACTATTGCAAGAAGCTGCTACAAAAATTGAGCAATCCCAAAAACGAGATATTTTAATTATCTGCCGTGTATTTTTCCCGGATGCTGGAGGAATACAAGAGTATGTTTACAATCGTTGTATGCAAGATCCAACGCAGATTGTGGTTCTCACTTCTAGCTGTACAGGTGATCGAGCATTCGACCAAATGCAATCATTTCCTGTCTATCGTTGGTGGATGCCTGCAATTTGTAGTTTGGGAGCGTTTGGAAGTATTATCAAGCAAATTCTAAATATATTCTGGTCAGTGACACTAGGCATCAAATTATATCAAAAGTATCGCTATAGTTACATCGAATGGTGGCACGGTTACGACTTCCCAGCGTTATTGCTATTAAGCTATTTATTGCCTGTAGAGTGTGTGATTTACCTTCATGGTGATGATGTATTATGTCCTTTAAAAAATCCAATTTTTCATTTTTTATTTCAGTGGACATTACAACGCACTAAAGTTATCGTGTGTAACAGTAAATTTACGCAAAGTTATGTCAAAAGCAATTGGAAACTGAATAGGCATATTGAAATAATTCATCCCACTATCAGAGCAGAAAAATTCGGTGATCTAAGTTTAAACAGTTTGGAAGATTTGCGTCAGCAAATTCGTGATAAATATCAAATTCCAAAAGATGGTATTGTAATATTATCGGTGGGTCGTTTAGTAAAACGTAAAGGCTTTGATCGTATAATTCATAATTTACCACACCTAATAGCAGCAGGATTGAATGTCTATTATTTAATATGTGGTCGAGGACCGATGGAATCGGAACTCAATGAATTAGCAAATAGATTGGATGTTAACTCACGGGTAATTCTTACAGGATATATCTCTGATGCAGATTTAGCAGGATATTATTCAGCTTGTGACATATTTTCGATGTTAACTTTTTATGATAGTAATAGCCGAAGTATAGAAGGATTTGGAATAGTTTATTTAGAAGCAGGTTATTTTAGCAAACCAGTCATTGCTTCACGAGTTGGAGGAGTAGAAGATGCAGTTTTTCACGGAGAAACTGGTTTATTAGTAGATCCTAACTCATCAGAAGAAATTTTATCTGTACTGCATCAATTATGTGTTGATAAAGAACTACGTCAGCGACTTGGTTTTAGGGGAAAAGAATTAGTAAATCGGACAATTTTCCATCGAATTATTTACATGAATAAAGTTACACATAAAATTATAAATAATTAA
- a CDS encoding methyltransferase domain-containing protein: MSLSNILAEQIGNYDNPASIGYKLRCKRIETLISIISKVYDKSKEVRIIDIGGRKNYWQILPQEILNKYKIYITIVNLPGEILPASEEHYQFIYGDACNLKIFEDNSFHIAHSNSVIEHVGNWNNMSKFAKEVRRLAPNVYVQTPYFWFPIEPHFMCPFFHWLPRPLRISLIKNFDLGNHKRSKNVHEAATKLENYRLLDKQMLQELFPDSVINYERLFGITKSLIAIRSAEIS, translated from the coding sequence ATGAGTTTATCTAACATATTAGCTGAACAAATAGGTAACTATGATAATCCAGCTTCTATCGGTTATAAGTTACGCTGCAAACGTATAGAAACACTTATCTCTATAATAAGTAAAGTCTACGACAAATCGAAGGAAGTAAGAATAATTGACATTGGTGGAAGAAAAAATTATTGGCAAATACTACCTCAAGAAATATTGAACAAATACAAAATTTACATCACAATTGTAAATTTACCTGGAGAAATATTGCCAGCGTCTGAAGAACATTATCAATTCATTTATGGAGATGCATGTAACCTCAAAATTTTTGAAGATAATTCTTTTCATATAGCTCACTCCAATTCAGTAATAGAACATGTTGGAAATTGGAATAACATGAGTAAATTTGCTAAAGAAGTAAGAAGATTAGCACCAAACGTTTATGTTCAAACTCCATATTTTTGGTTCCCAATTGAGCCACATTTTATGTGTCCGTTTTTTCATTGGTTACCTCGTCCATTACGCATTAGCTTGATTAAAAATTTTGATTTAGGTAATCATAAGCGTTCAAAAAATGTTCATGAAGCGGCTACTAAATTAGAAAATTATCGTTTACTGGATAAACAAATGTTACAGGAATTATTCCCAGATAGCGTAATTAACTATGAAAGGCTCTTCGGTATAACTAAGTCTTTGATTGCTATTCGATCTGCTGAAATTAGTTAG
- a CDS encoding class I SAM-dependent methyltransferase produces MKLEYRKVKNTSHIAEFKTYLHDLTTAPEIKRICEVGGGANPAISLDLIDKYGLEYTLLDISAEELAKAPNGYHKIQTDISSPSLNIDREFDLVFSIMLAEHVPNGLTFHKNVFNILRDGGYAIHVFPTMYALPFIVNQILPDKLSEKILWALSPHRKTDTNKLKFPAYYSWCRGPLNSQINKFENLGYKVEEYVGFFGTPAYFSKIKPLSLLDDWMSSILVKYPQPLITSYAYLLLRKDFSLLN; encoded by the coding sequence ATGAAGCTTGAATATCGCAAAGTAAAAAATACATCTCATATAGCAGAGTTCAAAACATATCTGCATGATTTGACTACCGCTCCAGAAATTAAAAGAATATGTGAAGTAGGTGGAGGAGCAAACCCAGCTATTTCCTTAGATTTGATTGATAAATATGGATTGGAATACACTTTACTTGATATATCTGCTGAAGAACTAGCAAAAGCTCCAAATGGATATCATAAAATTCAAACTGATATTTCATCTCCTAGCTTGAATATAGATAGAGAATTTGATTTAGTTTTTAGCATTATGCTAGCTGAACATGTTCCAAATGGGCTGACTTTTCACAAAAATGTCTTTAATATCTTACGAGATGGTGGGTATGCAATACATGTGTTCCCTACTATGTATGCTCTACCGTTTATTGTTAATCAAATATTACCGGACAAATTATCAGAAAAAATTTTATGGGCACTTTCACCCCATAGAAAAACAGATACGAATAAACTTAAGTTTCCAGCTTATTACAGTTGGTGTCGTGGCCCTTTAAATAGCCAGATAAATAAGTTTGAAAATCTTGGTTATAAAGTCGAAGAATACGTTGGTTTTTTTGGAACTCCCGCCTATTTTAGTAAAATTAAGCCACTCAGTTTATTAGATGATTGGATGTCTTCTATATTAGTTAAATATCCACAACCATTAATTACAAGTTATGCATATCTTTTATTGCGTAAAGATTTTAGCTTGTTAAATTGA